DNA from Debaryomyces hansenii CBS767 chromosome A complete sequence:
tatatattaaccTAAAATACAAACAACTAAAAGTACACCACGGAAatcttatcatttttttttagctttttccttattattGGGCAGTTATGGGAGAACAGATTATGGTTGTTAAATATGACCTCTGTAACCCGAAGTTCTATCCTTGTGATAGTTTGATGGAGATCTTCCTCTGATAATCAAAGGAGGTGTTTCAATAGACGACAATAATATTGGTTGGATTTGACAATCTTCGTTCTCGATGATTCCGAGTAACTCGACATGTAAGGTGAAGTATCTTGAATTGACCGAAGTAGATTTCAATCTGATAGAAGAGGTAAACTGGATTCTTTCGAATCTGGCCACTCTGGCAATAGAATCACTTGGGTAGTTCTTCAAAACGGAGTCATCTTTCAAAGTGTCCAAATTGGTATTGTGATAATACTCGGCTCTATCAAAGTAGAAAACCttattcatattttcaatcttatTACCGTTACGCTTGTTACACGAGGCCCTGACTGTTTCGTGGTCAGGCAAGTCGCCAGGAACAGCTGGGTAGATTGGCGGAGGGAATTGAGGACCCTTGTCTCTCTTGGCGGTGTGCTGAACAAGGCTGATAGCCACATCGTCGTCAGAGCATTTGGCAACCAAtctaattgcaaaatagCTGATTTCAACTTTATTTTCGCCAACCGACTCGCCATTCTTGGACGATTTCTCGTACGTGTAAAACTTATTCTGAATAAAACGATCAAAGTTGAAGTTTTCTAACGAAAACGAAGCTACCAAGGTGAAATAGTTTCTCTTGTAACCAATCCAAGTACCATTTTCACCCACCTCGAACCCTCTATCAATTCTGGCTTCTAAAATAGGATTCACGTCCATATCATTTCTCTTACAGTAAATGTCTTGGTGGTGCCTGGTTTCGCTGAACTGCGGACCCACCTTGAACAAATCGCTCGACCTTGGCGCCACCTTCCTGTTGGTAGAGTCGAGAAAATCTTCCTCGTTGGCCTGTGCCAACATCTCAAGATGATGGTGTGGCGTGTGGTTCAACTGGTGGTGTGCCAAGTTATGCTGTTGCAACTGGTGGTTGAGCTGCGAGTTCAACTGGTCGTGATCATGTTCGTGGGGATGTTGATGGTGTTGATGGTGCTGATGGTGTTGCTGAAGCGCATGTTGTTGATGTGCATGCTGTTCCTGAAgttggtggtggtgctgCTGCACAAACTGGTGGTGAAGCAGGTGGTCATCGTCCTTCAATTGGGGAATCGCTGCTACCGCTGCCGCTGCAGTGCTGGCTGCTGCCACTGCTGCCGCAGTGGCAGCATCGTCGGGCGAAATCGTTGGTTCGTCGTTTGGCAATGTCATCATCTTACGTATCGTCTGCTCTATCCAAATACCGGCAATTTGTGTTATCGCTTAGcttgcaaaatatattatatctCTGGGTTGTGTCCACTAAAATGACCAACACAGCACGTTTcgttttcaataataatccTAATCCAATTACTCAACAATCAATCCAATAAAATGTCTTAATAGCCGTTTCAATCCCTTAATTAATgtaaataattgaaatctAAATCTTGTTGGtattaaatttcaattttgtgCTATGTTTTCGATTTACACTGTATACttgaaaaacaaataaagaCTTAAACACCAGTTGTTATTAAAATCCCTGAGAATTTGTgtaattaaaaatttggTGATTTTGTGGCGATATAGTGCGAAGAGCGTGATTGGGCTTCTAGAAGATTTCTATACTATATAGTAGAATATAGGATATGATAGAGTCAATATAACACAGGTTAgttaatataatttatatacattaaTTCAAGAGTACTTTAGAGGAGTCTTGAATTAAAATTcgataattcattataatcACTCTCTACCAACGGTTAATCATGATAATTGTACTCCTCTGGTTCATCCTATAGTTCATCCTTAATCCATTCAGGTATTGCAAGATATAAGATTAATaatatgatgaagaatGGAATAGTATCAGCATACACATTTATAGATAATATGGATCTTGAGAACTGGATATTCTTTCCCTTATGCTGTCAGTAcatattttcttattagtACCAGACTGCTGGTAGATACTATCTGCAAGAAAACTTTTCAGTTATGCCTTTATGGCCAAGTTGGTAAGGCACCTCACTAGTAATGAGGAGATCGTCAGTTCGAATCTGGCTGAAGGCAATTTTTTTGGttgtttttgaaatatttggttgACGCACGAGTTTGCCATATAAAATGACAGAATTTGCAACCATCCATAGCGGTAAAACAACTATAACAGCGTTCCTTTGTCGCCAACGTCATTAGGAGTTCTATAGATACAGATTAACAAATCATTGTCGTAGATATGCATAGTCAAACGTCGGCGGATGCGTATCGCGAGTTCTCGATTTACCAGAGTATGGGTAGCGGGATCTACGACGCATTAGAAGGGGAAACAGAAATGAACGGGGTTGAAAACGGTGGAATGATTGAAGAGGTGGACGGAGAGGAAGATAATGGTATTGTATCGGAAGTTAGTGATATAGAAGGTAGCACATATTGTAATGGGATCAAGGAAGAAGCGACACCTTATCCTTCTTGGTGTATCCAGAACGGAGCACCAATTAACAAGGACGAGATCTGGCAGATATTTTTGACGCTTGGAAATATGTTTGGGTTCCAGAGTGATAGTCAGAGTAATATATATGACCTTTTTATGACGCTGCTTGACTCGAGGTCTAGTAGAATGTCATGCAAGTTGGCACTACTATCGTTGCATGCCGATTATATTGGAGGCGA
Protein-coding regions in this window:
- a CDS encoding DEHA2A07282p (some similarities with uniprot|P38830 Saccharomyces cerevisiae YHR124w meiosis-specific protein); its protein translation is MMTLPNDEPTISPDDAATAAAVAAASTAAAAVAAIPQLKDDDHSLHHQFVQQHHHQLQEQHAHQQHALQQHHQHHQHHQHPHEHDHDQLNSQLNHQLQQHNLAHHQLNHTPHHHLEMLAQANEEDFLDSTNRKVAPRSSDLFKVGPQFSETRHHQDIYCKRNDMDVNPILEARIDRGFEVGENGTWIGYKRNYFTLVASFSLENFNFDRFIQNKFYTYEKSSKNGESVGENKVEISYFAIRLVAKCSDDDVAISLVQHTAKRDKGPQFPPPIYPAVPGDLPDHETVRASCNKRNGNKIENMNKVFYFDRAEYYHNTNLDTLKDDSVLKNYPSDSIARVARFERIQFTSSIRLKSTSVNSRYFTLHVELLGIIENEDCQIQPILLSSIETPPLIIRGRSPSNYHKDRTSGYRGHI